One Cellulomonas sp. Y8 DNA segment encodes these proteins:
- a CDS encoding NUDIX hydrolase has translation MTTQDTHGGPADRPAVRPVLEHTDLHHGKIWDLVSETVDLGDSQVVREFVDHPGAVAVIALDDDDRVLLLQQYRHPVRAELWEPPAGLRDVDGEPPHVTAARELGEEADLRADSWSLLAEFANSPGGSNEHILVYLARGLSEVPEADRFTREDEEAAMVPVWVPLDEAVEAVLAGRLRSPSAAVGILAAAASRDRGWRTLRPVG, from the coding sequence GTGACGACGCAGGACACGCACGGCGGGCCGGCCGACCGGCCCGCCGTGCGGCCCGTGCTGGAGCACACGGACCTGCACCACGGGAAGATCTGGGACCTCGTCTCGGAGACCGTGGACCTGGGCGACTCGCAGGTGGTCCGGGAGTTCGTCGACCACCCCGGCGCCGTCGCGGTGATCGCGCTCGACGACGACGACCGCGTGCTGCTGCTCCAGCAGTACCGGCACCCGGTGCGGGCCGAGCTCTGGGAGCCGCCGGCCGGGCTGCGCGACGTCGACGGCGAGCCGCCGCACGTCACCGCCGCCCGCGAGCTGGGGGAGGAGGCCGACCTCCGCGCGGACTCCTGGTCGCTGCTCGCGGAGTTCGCGAACTCCCCGGGCGGCTCGAACGAGCACATCCTCGTCTACCTCGCCCGCGGGCTGTCCGAGGTCCCCGAGGCCGACCGGTTCACCCGGGAGGACGAGGAGGCCGCGATGGTGCCCGTGTGGGTGCCCCTGGACGAGGCCGTCGAGGCGGTCCTCGCCGGCCGGCTGCGCAGCCCGAGCGCCGCGGTCGGCATCCTCGCGGCCGCCGCGTCGCGGGACCGCGGCTGGCGGACGCTGCGCCCGGTCGGCTGA